The Ancylobacter sp. SL191 nucleotide sequence CGACGATGCGCTTCTTGATGCTCTTGGCCTTGCCGACATAAAGCACCGCGCCTTCCGCGCCGATCATGCGGTAGACGCCCGGCCCGTTCGGCGCGTGCTTGATGGCGCGCTGGATGGCGGCGCGGCCGGTGGCCACCGAGCCGGGCGCGGGCTCGGCCTCCTCGCCTTCCGGGGCGACGAGAAGAAGATCGTCCTCGCTTTCCGCACCGAGATCGTCGGCGGCATCGTCGAGGTCGGGCAGATCCTGAAGCGGGCGGCTACTCATGACGCCTAGATACGAATTCCCGGCCGGCTCGAACAGGGGCAGGGCGCCGGTGCGGAGCTTCTTACCTTGGCGGCAGCGCCATGGTACTCCTTGGCGAAAATTCGGGAGGAGCGCCGGAGGCGCCATTTTGCTGACAGGTCTGAGAACGGCAGCGGAGACGCGGCTGCCCGGTGTCTTCGCGTTTCTGAGCCGTCTGGCGGATCAGCGCGCCGCGCGTAATCCGGCGAGCGAGCTGCAATTCCTGCCGCTGCTGGTGCGGCCGGGGGAGCTGGCGTGCGACATCGGCGCCAATCGCGGTGTGTTTACCTACTGGCTGCTGCGGCTCGGCGCGCGCGTCGCCACCTTCGAGCCCAATCCATACATGGGGCGCATCCTGCGCCGGCGTTTCCCCGACGCGCTGGCCGATGGCCGGCTCGACTTGTTCGACGGGGCGGTGAGCGATTCGAGCGGGCTGGTCGATCTGCATATCCCGCGCGGCTACTCACCGCTCGCCACCATTGACGGTCATGCGGTGGGCGAGGGCGTGGCGGTCGACGAGGTGACGGTGCGCTGCTTCCGCCTCAGCGACTGCCTCGATGAGGCGATCGCCTTCATAAAGATCGACGTGGAAGGCCATGAGCAGCGGGTCTTTGACGGCGCGCGCGACCTCATCGCCTCCTTCCGTCCGAGCCTGTTGATCGAGGCGGAGGAGCGCCACCGGCCGGGCGCGGTCGCCAGCCTGCGGGCGAGCCTGGAGCCGCTCGGCTATAAGGGCTTCTTCGCCCGTGCCGACGGTCTGCACCCGATCGAGACTTTCGATGCCGCGCGCGACCAGAGCCTCGCCAGCCTCAACGAGGCCGGCACGGCGGCCCGCGCACCCTTCACCTACATCAACAACTTCCTCTTCATCGCCCGGCCCGATGTGAATGCGCGGCTCGCCGGCTGGCGGCCGGGCGTGGCGCTGCCGCAGGCCTGACGTTACGGCACAAGCGAGCTTTGCGCGCGGCGGTTGCCACCTGCGCGCAGCGCGATGCTGCGTCGCGCCGGCAATGGGTTTATGCAGGGACAATGTCCAGCGTCACCGATGCCGCCGCCGCCCGCGCGCCCAGCTCCGCCGTCACTCCCGGCGCGAAGCCGACCATCCCGCTCTCCGGCTACGCCTTCGCGGCGGGCGGGGCGATCCTGTTCGCCTCCAAGGGCATCATCATCAAGCTCGCCTATGCGGAAGGCGTCGATCCCGAGACGCTGCTGGCGCTGCGCATGCTGTTCTCGCTGCCCTTCTATGTGGTGATCGGCGCGCTGGCGCTGTTTCGGATGCGCGGTCAGGCCGAGCCGTTGCCCAGCGCGCGCATCGTGCTGTTCTCGGCGCTGGTCGGCGCGCTCGGCTATTGGTTCGCCAGCTACACCGACTTTCTCGGCCTGCAGTACATCTCGGCCTCCTATGCGCGGCTGATCCTGTTCACCTACCCGCTCTTCGTCGTGCTGTTCGGCGCGCTGCTGTTCAAGCTGCCGGTGAAGGGTAAGGCACTGTGGGCTTTCGCGGTGGCCTATAGCGGGCTGGCGCTGATCTTCGCGCAGAACTTTTCCCATCTCGGCCATGACGCGGTGCTGGGCACCGGGCTGGTGGCGCTGACGGCGATGAGCTTCGCGCTCTATCAGGTGCTGGCGAGCCGGCTCCTGAAGCATATTGGTTCGGCGCTGTTCACCTGCATCGCCATGATCGCCGCCTCGGCCGCTGCGCTCGGCCAGTTTGCGGTGACGCATCCGCTGGAGAAGCTGATCGTTACCCCGCATGTATTCTGGCTGTCGGTCATGCTGGCCATCGGCGCCACCGTGCTGCCGACCTTCCTGATGAACGCGGCGCTGAGCCGGATCTCGGCGCAGGCCAATGCGATGATCAGCACGATGAGCCCGGTCGCCACCATGGTGCTGGCGGTGCTCATCCTTGGGGAGCCGACGACGGCGCTCGACGTGTTCGGCGCGCTGCTGGTCACCTTCAGCATCGGCTGGTTCACGTTGAGCGACCGCAAGAGCGGGCGTGGCGCCTGAGCGCGGCGATCAATCCGTCTCGGTGTCCGGCGTCTGCCAGGCAAGGTGCTGGCCGCCATCGACCGCGATCATCTGGCCGGTGACGCTGGCGGCGGTGGCGAGGAACAGCACCGCCTGCGCGATCTCGCCGGGCGTCGGGCCACGCCCCATCGGCACGGCGCGGCTCTGATAGGCGAAGGCGTCGCCATCCTGCCGGTCATTGGCGAGCGTCGGGCCCGGCCCCACGG carries:
- a CDS encoding FkbM family methyltransferase, whose translation is MLTGLRTAAETRLPGVFAFLSRLADQRAARNPASELQFLPLLVRPGELACDIGANRGVFTYWLLRLGARVATFEPNPYMGRILRRRFPDALADGRLDLFDGAVSDSSGLVDLHIPRGYSPLATIDGHAVGEGVAVDEVTVRCFRLSDCLDEAIAFIKIDVEGHEQRVFDGARDLIASFRPSLLIEAEERHRPGAVASLRASLEPLGYKGFFARADGLHPIETFDAARDQSLASLNEAGTAARAPFTYINNFLFIARPDVNARLAGWRPGVALPQA
- a CDS encoding DMT family transporter, which codes for MSSVTDAAAARAPSSAVTPGAKPTIPLSGYAFAAGGAILFASKGIIIKLAYAEGVDPETLLALRMLFSLPFYVVIGALALFRMRGQAEPLPSARIVLFSALVGALGYWFASYTDFLGLQYISASYARLILFTYPLFVVLFGALLFKLPVKGKALWAFAVAYSGLALIFAQNFSHLGHDAVLGTGLVALTAMSFALYQVLASRLLKHIGSALFTCIAMIAASAAALGQFAVTHPLEKLIVTPHVFWLSVMLAIGATVLPTFLMNAALSRISAQANAMISTMSPVATMVLAVLILGEPTTALDVFGALLVTFSIGWFTLSDRKSGRGA